The proteins below come from a single Burkholderia sp. FERM BP-3421 genomic window:
- a CDS encoding gamma-glutamyltransferase family protein has product MTRFAWQNPYPTTRVPVFARNLVSTSHPLAAQAGLRMLWKGGNAVDAALAAAAMITVVEPVSCGLGGDAFALVWDGARLHGLNASGVAPAAWNPDYFRRRHGDAGDGLARQPKRGWDTVTVPGVIAGWEALHAKFGSLPFADLLEPAIEVAERGHAVAAIVAHKWAAAVPELHALPGFADTFMPRGRAPEVSERVCFPGHARTLRTLAREGARAFYEGSLAEAIAGFARDGGGALTAEDLRGYRAEWVEPIGKDYRGRTVHEIPPNGQGIAALIALGIMERFDLDGLPLDSADAQHIQIEAMKLAFADVYRYVAEPRAMDVTPEQMLDDAYLDARAKLIDPRRATHFSFGMPRAGGTIYLSAADERGMMVSFIQSNYMGFGSGLVVPGTGIALQNRGCGFSMDPASPNVVAGGKRPFHTIIPGFVTEQAAGRREAVMSFGVMGGDMQPQGHLQTIVRMLGYGQQPQAACDAPRWKVNRDFTLDVESTLDPAVVAELTARGHAIKSVDDPYMDFGSGQFIWRLDRDEPERGYVAASDSRRDGLAAGF; this is encoded by the coding sequence ATGACCCGCTTTGCCTGGCAGAACCCGTATCCGACGACGCGCGTGCCCGTGTTCGCGCGCAACCTGGTGTCGACCTCCCATCCGCTCGCGGCGCAGGCCGGCCTGCGGATGCTGTGGAAGGGCGGCAATGCGGTCGACGCGGCGCTCGCGGCCGCGGCGATGATCACGGTGGTCGAGCCGGTGTCGTGCGGCCTCGGCGGCGATGCATTCGCGCTGGTCTGGGATGGCGCGCGGCTGCATGGGCTCAACGCCTCGGGCGTCGCGCCGGCCGCGTGGAACCCCGACTACTTCCGCCGCCGCCACGGCGACGCGGGCGACGGCCTCGCGCGGCAGCCGAAGCGCGGCTGGGACACGGTGACCGTGCCGGGCGTGATCGCGGGTTGGGAGGCGCTGCACGCGAAGTTCGGCTCGCTGCCGTTCGCGGATCTGCTCGAACCCGCGATCGAGGTGGCCGAGCGCGGCCACGCGGTCGCGGCGATCGTCGCGCACAAATGGGCGGCGGCCGTGCCCGAGCTGCACGCGCTGCCGGGCTTCGCCGACACCTTCATGCCGCGCGGGCGCGCGCCCGAGGTCAGCGAGCGGGTGTGTTTCCCGGGCCATGCGCGCACGTTGCGCACGCTCGCGCGCGAAGGCGCGCGCGCGTTCTACGAGGGCAGCCTCGCAGAGGCGATCGCGGGCTTCGCGCGCGACGGCGGCGGTGCGCTGACGGCCGAGGATCTGCGCGGCTACCGGGCCGAATGGGTCGAGCCGATCGGCAAGGACTATCGCGGCCGCACGGTGCACGAGATTCCGCCGAACGGGCAGGGGATCGCCGCGTTGATCGCGCTGGGCATCATGGAGCGTTTCGATCTCGACGGCCTGCCGCTCGACTCGGCCGATGCGCAGCACATCCAGATCGAGGCGATGAAGCTCGCGTTCGCCGACGTGTACCGCTATGTCGCCGAGCCGCGCGCGATGGACGTCACGCCGGAACAGATGCTCGACGACGCCTACCTCGACGCGCGCGCGAAGTTGATCGATCCGAGGCGCGCGACCCATTTCAGCTTCGGCATGCCGCGCGCGGGCGGCACCATCTACCTGAGCGCCGCCGACGAGCGCGGCATGATGGTCAGCTTCATTCAATCGAACTACATGGGCTTCGGTTCCGGGCTCGTGGTGCCGGGCACGGGCATCGCGCTGCAGAACCGCGGCTGCGGGTTCTCGATGGATCCGGCGTCGCCGAACGTGGTGGCGGGCGGCAAGCGGCCGTTCCACACCATCATCCCGGGCTTCGTCACGGAGCAGGCGGCGGGGCGGCGGGAGGCGGTGATGAGCTTCGGCGTGATGGGCGGCGACATGCAGCCGCAGGGCCACCTGCAGACCATCGTGCGGATGCTCGGCTACGGCCAGCAGCCGCAGGCCGCGTGCGATGCGCCGCGCTGGAAGGTCAACCGCGATTTCACGCTCGACGTCGAGTCGACGCTCGATCCGGCGGTGGTCGCCGAGCTGACGGCGCGCGGCCATGCGATCAAGTCGGTTGACGATCCTTACATGGATTTCGGTTCCGGCCAGTTCATCTGGCGACTCGATCGCGACGAGCCCGAGCGCGGCTACGTGGCGGCGAGCGACAGCCGCCGCGACGGGCTCGCGGCCGGGTTTTGA
- a CDS encoding helix-turn-helix domain-containing protein has protein sequence MHSSLALVRDVSAADAAVAAFAPQEPFDALERVVGVNLARLRAERQLSLDALARLSGVSRAMLAQIESARSVPSIKVLCKIAAALKVSVAAFLRRHAVNGFEHLPAERAAHVVSSNGRFSTRALYPEGEPSATEFHALRVAPLHTETGVRRAPGTSINLVVSEGTLEISVHDRRQLLATGDAIVFDADQPYTLRNPGDTEARAFRVTVNAEVPPRWHVPQ, from the coding sequence ATGCATTCATCCCTGGCGCTCGTGCGCGATGTATCCGCCGCAGATGCCGCGGTCGCGGCGTTCGCGCCGCAGGAGCCGTTCGATGCGCTCGAACGGGTGGTCGGCGTGAATCTCGCGCGGCTGCGCGCCGAGCGGCAACTGTCGCTCGACGCGCTCGCGCGCTTGTCCGGCGTGTCGCGGGCGATGCTCGCGCAGATCGAATCGGCGCGCAGCGTGCCGTCGATCAAGGTGCTGTGCAAGATCGCGGCGGCGCTCAAGGTGTCGGTCGCGGCATTCCTGCGCCGCCATGCGGTCAACGGTTTCGAGCATCTGCCGGCGGAACGCGCGGCGCACGTGGTCAGCTCGAACGGCCGCTTCTCGACGCGCGCGCTGTATCCGGAAGGCGAACCGTCGGCGACCGAGTTCCACGCGCTGCGCGTCGCGCCGCTGCATACCGAGACCGGCGTGCGCCGCGCGCCGGGCACGAGCATCAATCTCGTCGTCAGCGAGGGCACGTTGGAAATCAGCGTGCATGACCGCCGCCAGCTGCTTGCCACGGGCGACGCGATCGTGTTCGACGCGGACCAGCCGTACACGCTGCGCAATCCCGGCGACACCGAGGCGCGCGCGTTCCGCGTGACGGTCAACGCCGAGGTGCCGCCGCGCTGGCATGTGCCGCAATGA
- a CDS encoding HAD family hydrolase codes for MLDHLICDCDGVLVDSEVIADRVLFDTLSDTFPGINFTADAKAAFGQQTSRFLAGLETRHGITMPPDFLQTIEQRVEDALARSLTPIAGVREALLKVKLPVAVVSNSGLDRVRRSLKRAALTDVFGERVFSAEQVAHPKPYPDVYLFAALSLGVDPSRCLVIEDSMSGLNAARAAGMKTIAFVGASHIPGGYEDVLRKLGVTRIMRSMDELPALVAAGARGAFGDLQS; via the coding sequence ATGCTCGACCATCTCATCTGCGACTGCGACGGCGTCCTCGTCGACAGCGAAGTGATCGCCGATCGCGTGCTGTTCGACACGCTGTCCGACACGTTCCCCGGCATCAATTTCACCGCCGACGCGAAAGCCGCGTTCGGCCAGCAGACCTCGCGCTTTCTCGCGGGTCTCGAAACGCGTCACGGCATCACGATGCCGCCCGACTTCCTGCAAACGATCGAACAGCGCGTCGAGGACGCGCTCGCCCGTTCGCTCACGCCGATTGCCGGCGTGCGCGAGGCCCTGCTGAAGGTGAAGCTGCCGGTGGCCGTGGTGTCGAACAGCGGGCTCGACCGGGTGCGGCGCTCGCTCAAGCGCGCGGCGCTGACCGACGTGTTCGGCGAGCGCGTGTTCAGCGCCGAGCAGGTCGCGCATCCCAAGCCCTATCCCGACGTCTATCTGTTCGCCGCGCTCTCGCTCGGCGTCGATCCGTCGCGCTGCCTCGTCATCGAGGACAGCATGTCCGGCCTGAACGCCGCACGCGCGGCCGGCATGAAGACGATCGCGTTCGTGGGCGCGAGCCACATTCCGGGCGGATACGAGGACGTGCTGCGCAAGCTCGGCGTGACGCGCATCATGCGCTCGATGGACGAACTGCCCGCGCTCGTCGCGGCAGGCGCGCGCGGCGCGTTCGGGGATCTGCAGTCGTAG
- the glpD gene encoding glycerol-3-phosphate dehydrogenase, protein MTQLNRYDLLVVGGGINGAGIARDAAGRGLSVLLCEQDDLASHTSSCSTKLIHGGLRYLEYKEFGLVRKALQERETLLRAAPHIMWPLRFVMPHMPNLRPAWLIRLGLFLYDHLARRELLPGSRGIDMRRHAAGAPLIDSIKRGFVYSDGWVDDARLVVLNALDAQERGARILTRTRLVSAERRDGEWVAQLRQPDGETLTVHARAIANAAGPWVGEVLHGALGRGAQHSVRLVKGSHIVTKRLFDHDHAYIFQNPDKRIIFAIPYEHDYTLVGTTDVEYHHDPAKVAIDRDETLYLCESINRYFKRKISPADVHWTYSGVRPLLEEEGADNPSAVTRDYRLELDDNGAPLLSVFGGKITTFRKLAEEAADLLCRSLDKPAGAWTAGAALPGGDIADARFAPFAEAFAKRHPWLPAGLARRYARAYGTRAASVLGGATSLAELGAPIAPGLYEAELRYLRDVEWATRAEDVLWRRSKLGLHVAPGTLDAVAAALDAWFATARPTAAAH, encoded by the coding sequence GTGACTCAACTGAACCGATACGATCTGCTCGTCGTCGGCGGCGGGATCAACGGCGCGGGCATCGCGCGCGATGCGGCCGGCCGCGGCCTGTCGGTGCTGCTCTGCGAGCAGGACGACCTCGCTTCGCACACCTCGTCGTGCAGCACGAAGCTGATCCACGGCGGGCTGCGCTACCTCGAGTACAAGGAATTCGGGCTCGTGCGCAAGGCGCTGCAGGAGCGCGAGACGCTGCTGCGCGCGGCGCCCCACATCATGTGGCCGCTGCGCTTCGTGATGCCGCACATGCCGAACCTGCGGCCCGCGTGGCTGATCCGTCTCGGCCTGTTCCTCTACGACCACCTCGCGCGGCGCGAGCTGCTGCCCGGTTCGCGCGGCATCGACATGCGCCGCCACGCGGCCGGCGCCCCGCTCATCGATTCGATCAAGCGCGGCTTCGTCTACTCGGACGGCTGGGTCGACGACGCGCGGCTCGTCGTGCTGAACGCGCTCGACGCGCAGGAGCGCGGCGCGCGCATCCTGACCCGTACCCGCCTCGTCTCGGCCGAGCGCCGCGACGGCGAATGGGTCGCGCAGCTGCGCCAACCCGACGGCGAGACGCTGACGGTACACGCGCGCGCGATCGCGAACGCCGCCGGCCCGTGGGTCGGCGAGGTGCTGCACGGCGCGCTCGGCCGCGGCGCGCAGCACAGCGTGCGGCTCGTGAAGGGCAGCCATATCGTCACGAAGCGCCTGTTCGATCACGACCACGCGTATATCTTCCAGAACCCGGACAAGCGGATCATCTTCGCGATTCCCTACGAGCACGACTACACGCTGGTCGGCACGACGGACGTCGAATATCACCACGATCCGGCCAAGGTCGCGATCGACCGCGACGAAACGCTCTACCTGTGCGAGTCGATCAATCGCTATTTCAAGCGTAAGATCTCGCCCGCCGACGTGCACTGGACCTATTCCGGCGTGCGCCCGCTGCTCGAAGAGGAAGGCGCCGACAATCCGTCCGCGGTCACGCGCGACTACCGGCTCGAACTCGACGACAACGGCGCGCCGCTGCTGTCGGTGTTCGGCGGCAAGATCACGACCTTCCGCAAGCTCGCCGAAGAAGCGGCCGACCTGCTGTGCCGCTCGCTCGACAAGCCCGCCGGCGCCTGGACGGCCGGCGCGGCGCTGCCCGGCGGCGACATCGCCGACGCGCGCTTCGCGCCGTTCGCCGAGGCCTTCGCGAAACGTCATCCGTGGCTGCCCGCCGGGCTCGCGCGACGCTATGCGCGCGCCTACGGCACGCGCGCCGCGAGCGTGCTCGGCGGCGCGACCTCGCTCGCGGAACTCGGCGCGCCGATCGCGCCCGGTCTCTACGAAGCGGAGCTGCGCTACCTGCGCGACGTCGAATGGGCGACCCGCGCGGAGGACGTGCTGTGGCGCCGTTCGAAGCTCGGCCTGCATGTCGCGCCTGGCACGCTCGACGCGGTCGCCGCCGCGCTCGACGCCTGGTTCGCGACCGCCCGACCGACCGCGGCTGCGCACTGA
- the glpK gene encoding glycerol kinase GlpK: MQDQYILALDQGTTSSRAMLFDRQGNIVSIAQKEFEQIYPQPGWVEHNPQEIWSTQAGVAAEAVTRAGLNGTSIAAIGITNQRETTIVWDRETGQPIYNAIVWQDRRTADFCDQLKAQGLDEKVRAKTGLPIDSYFSGTKIRWILDNVEGAREKARQGKLAFGTVDSWLVWNFTKHELHVTDVTNASRTMLFNIHTREWDDDLLEALDIPRSMLPEVRASSEIYGNTKTTVFASKIPLAGIAGDQQAALFGQMCTTSGMVKNTYGTGCFLMMNTGTKPIESKNNLVTTIAWQVGNEVNYALEGSIFIAGAVVQWLRDGLGIIKSAAEIEALAASVPHTDGVYLVPAFAGLGAPHWNPRARGSLFGVTRGTTSAHLARAALDSIAYQSLDVLKAMEADSGIRIGELRVDGGASANNLLMQFQADLLGVDAVRPQITETTALGAAYLAGLAIGYWENLDDLRSQWQLDKRFSPSLADREVSACLSGWQRAVRAAKAWADDTK; this comes from the coding sequence ATGCAGGATCAGTACATTCTCGCTCTCGACCAGGGCACCACCAGCTCCCGCGCGATGCTGTTCGATCGTCAGGGCAATATCGTGTCGATCGCTCAGAAGGAATTCGAGCAGATCTACCCGCAACCGGGCTGGGTCGAGCACAACCCGCAGGAAATCTGGTCGACCCAGGCAGGCGTCGCGGCGGAAGCCGTCACGCGCGCCGGCCTGAACGGCACGTCGATCGCCGCGATCGGCATCACCAACCAGCGCGAAACCACGATCGTGTGGGATCGCGAGACCGGCCAGCCGATCTACAACGCGATCGTGTGGCAGGACCGCCGCACCGCCGACTTCTGCGACCAGCTGAAGGCGCAGGGCCTCGACGAGAAGGTGCGCGCGAAGACCGGCCTGCCGATCGACTCCTACTTCTCCGGCACCAAGATCCGCTGGATCCTCGACAACGTCGAGGGTGCGCGCGAGAAGGCGCGCCAGGGCAAGCTCGCGTTCGGCACGGTCGACAGCTGGCTCGTGTGGAACTTCACCAAGCACGAGCTGCACGTGACCGACGTGACCAACGCGTCGCGCACGATGCTGTTCAACATCCACACGCGCGAGTGGGACGACGATCTCCTGGAAGCGCTCGACATCCCGCGCAGCATGCTGCCGGAAGTGCGCGCGTCGTCGGAGATCTACGGCAACACCAAGACCACCGTGTTCGCCTCGAAGATCCCGCTCGCGGGCATCGCGGGCGACCAGCAGGCGGCGCTGTTCGGCCAGATGTGCACGACCTCGGGCATGGTCAAGAACACCTACGGCACCGGCTGCTTCCTGATGATGAACACCGGGACCAAGCCGATCGAGTCGAAGAACAACCTCGTGACGACGATCGCATGGCAGGTCGGCAACGAGGTGAACTACGCGCTCGAAGGCAGCATCTTCATCGCGGGCGCGGTGGTGCAGTGGCTGCGCGACGGCCTCGGCATCATCAAGAGCGCGGCCGAGATCGAAGCGCTCGCGGCCAGCGTGCCGCACACCGACGGCGTCTACCTCGTGCCCGCCTTCGCCGGCCTCGGCGCGCCGCACTGGAACCCGCGCGCGCGCGGCTCGCTGTTCGGCGTGACGCGCGGCACGACGTCCGCGCACCTCGCGCGCGCGGCGCTCGATTCGATCGCCTACCAGTCGCTCGACGTGCTGAAGGCGATGGAGGCCGACTCGGGCATCCGCATCGGCGAGCTGCGCGTCGACGGCGGCGCGAGCGCGAACAATCTGCTGATGCAGTTCCAGGCAGACCTGCTCGGCGTCGACGCGGTGCGTCCGCAGATCACCGAGACCACGGCGCTCGGCGCCGCGTATCTCGCGGGTCTCGCGATCGGCTACTGGGAAAACCTCGACGACCTGCGCAGCCAGTGGCAGCTCGACAAGCGCTTCTCCCCGTCGCTGGCGGACCGTGAAGTCAGCGCCTGTCTGTCCGGCTGGCAGCGCGCGGTGCGCGCGGCGAAGGCCTGGGCCGACGACACGAAGTAA
- a CDS encoding ferritin-like domain-containing protein: MQAEATHVMPWRIEDIDLTRIDRQRAAANEDLLLLLCAASFIESGSDLYTSNLSQFFGDDPEVSEWLNTHWEHEELQHGRALKAYIAHVWPEFDWDRAFASFFDEYSKTCSVEAFEKTRALEMVARCVVETGTATLYRAINECSDEPVLKQITDYIRTDEVRHYKHFFKYFKKYNRIEGNGRLAVLGALLRRVMEIKNEDSEIALRHVFATRYPERVGDAVYNRERAARVNALVRRNLSADMCVKMLLKPLDLPARIQPGVHYPLAKLTQHVLFR, encoded by the coding sequence ATGCAGGCTGAAGCGACGCATGTCATGCCCTGGCGTATCGAAGATATCGACTTGACGAGGATCGACCGCCAGCGCGCGGCGGCGAACGAGGATCTGCTGCTGTTGCTGTGCGCGGCCTCGTTCATCGAGAGCGGGTCCGATCTTTACACCAGCAACCTGAGTCAGTTCTTCGGCGACGATCCGGAAGTATCCGAATGGCTCAACACGCATTGGGAACACGAGGAACTGCAGCACGGCCGCGCGCTGAAGGCGTATATCGCGCACGTGTGGCCCGAGTTCGACTGGGATCGCGCGTTCGCCAGCTTCTTTGACGAATATTCGAAAACCTGTTCGGTCGAGGCGTTCGAGAAGACGCGTGCGCTCGAGATGGTCGCGCGCTGCGTCGTCGAGACCGGCACCGCGACGCTCTACCGCGCGATCAACGAGTGTTCCGACGAGCCCGTGCTCAAGCAGATCACCGACTACATCCGGACCGACGAGGTGCGTCATTACAAGCACTTCTTCAAATATTTCAAGAAGTACAACCGGATCGAGGGCAACGGCCGGCTCGCGGTGCTGGGCGCGTTGCTGCGTCGTGTGATGGAGATCAAGAACGAGGATTCGGAGATCGCGCTGCGGCACGTGTTCGCGACCCGCTATCCGGAGCGCGTCGGCGACGCCGTCTACAACCGCGAGCGCGCGGCGCGCGTCAATGCGCTGGTGCGTCGCAACCTGTCCGCCGACATGTGCGTGAAGATGTTGCTCAAGCCGCTCGACCTGCCCGCGCGGATCCAGCCGGGCGTCCATTACCCGCTTGCCAAGCTGACCCAGCATGTGCTCTTCCGTTGA
- the ribB gene encoding 3,4-dihydroxy-2-butanone-4-phosphate synthase, with translation MSFPLSSAPAPADAFADLPLLADEPVPPRIAAALAALREGRAVVLQDDHDRENEADLIVAAERLTDATMALLIRECSGIVCLCLTDEKVRALELPPMVQLNESRNGTAFTVSIEARDGVSTGVSAADRVTTIRAAIADAARPADIVRPGHVFPLRAAPGGVLARRGHTEGTVDLTILAGLKPAGVLCELMNPDGTMTRGDDVARFAEQHDLPMLTIEELVAFRTALAAARERDACVDAA, from the coding sequence ATGTCCTTTCCGTTGTCTTCCGCGCCGGCGCCTGCCGACGCCTTTGCCGATCTTCCCCTGCTGGCCGATGAACCGGTGCCGCCGCGCATCGCCGCTGCGCTTGCCGCGTTGCGCGAAGGGCGCGCGGTCGTGTTGCAGGACGATCACGATCGCGAGAACGAGGCCGACCTGATCGTCGCCGCCGAACGGCTCACCGATGCGACGATGGCGCTCCTGATCCGCGAATGCAGCGGCATCGTGTGCCTGTGCCTGACCGACGAGAAGGTCCGCGCGCTTGAGTTGCCGCCGATGGTGCAACTGAACGAGAGCCGCAACGGCACCGCGTTCACGGTGTCGATCGAGGCGCGCGACGGGGTGTCGACCGGCGTGTCGGCGGCCGACCGCGTGACGACGATCCGCGCGGCGATCGCCGACGCTGCGCGGCCCGCCGACATCGTGCGGCCGGGCCACGTGTTCCCGCTGCGCGCGGCGCCGGGCGGCGTGCTCGCGCGGCGCGGCCATACCGAGGGGACGGTCGACCTGACGATCCTCGCGGGCCTCAAGCCGGCCGGCGTGCTGTGCGAGCTGATGAATCCGGACGGCACGATGACGCGCGGCGACGATGTCGCGCGCTTTGCCGAGCAGCACGACCTGCCGATGCTGACGATCGAGGAACTGGTGGCGTTCCGCACCGCGCTCGCGGCCGCGCGCGAGCGCGACGCATGCGTCGACGCCGCGTGA
- a CDS encoding MIP/aquaporin family protein — MSPYIAEFIGTAILVLLGNGAVANVLLAKTKGRGADLIVIVMGWAMAVFVAVYVTASFSGAHLNPIVTISLALAGKFAWSKVLGYIVSQMLGGMAGALLVWLAYRQHFAKEVDPDLKLAVFCTAPAIRSVTHNVLTEAICTFVLILGVLYLAAPQVGLGALDALPVGLLVLGIGISLGGPTGYAMSPARDLSPRIMHALLPIPGKRDSDWRYAWVPVLGPLLGGSLAAGLYLYLHSAR; from the coding sequence ATGTCACCTTATATTGCAGAATTCATCGGCACGGCGATCCTCGTGCTGCTGGGCAACGGCGCGGTCGCCAACGTATTGCTGGCGAAGACCAAGGGCCGGGGCGCGGACCTGATCGTGATCGTGATGGGCTGGGCGATGGCCGTGTTCGTCGCGGTTTACGTGACCGCCTCGTTCAGCGGCGCGCACCTGAATCCGATCGTCACGATCAGCCTCGCGCTCGCGGGCAAGTTCGCGTGGTCGAAGGTGCTCGGCTACATCGTGTCGCAGATGCTCGGCGGCATGGCGGGCGCGCTGCTCGTCTGGCTCGCGTATCGCCAGCACTTCGCGAAGGAAGTCGATCCCGACCTGAAGCTCGCGGTCTTCTGCACCGCGCCCGCGATCCGCAGCGTCACGCACAACGTGCTGACGGAGGCGATCTGCACCTTCGTGCTGATCCTCGGCGTGCTGTACCTCGCCGCGCCGCAAGTCGGCCTCGGCGCGCTCGACGCGCTGCCGGTCGGTCTCCTCGTGCTCGGCATCGGCATCTCGCTCGGCGGCCCGACGGGCTACGCGATGAGCCCCGCGCGCGACCTGTCGCCGCGCATCATGCACGCGCTGCTGCCGATCCCGGGCAAGCGCGACAGCGACTGGCGCTATGCGTGGGTGCCCGTGCTCGGGCCGCTGCTCGGCGGCTCGCTCGCAGCGGGGCTCTACCTGTACCTGCATTCGGCGCGCTGA
- a CDS encoding DeoR/GlpR family DNA-binding transcription regulator, whose amino-acid sequence MFVRTPLQYRVPTVLRTTRTHPMTRDPRISLNARQQELLDWVQRDGFVTVDDLAAHFAVTPQTIRRDVNWLADLNLLRRYHGGASLPTSSENVSYTARQRMFHDEKRRIAALAASHIPDQASLFINLGTTTEEVARALNRHHGLRVVTNNLNVAAMMSGYPECEVLITGGIVRPWDKGIVGELAIDFIRQFKVDYAIIGTSAIETDGTLRDFDTREVRVAEAIMEHARTVYLVTDHSKFGRPALVRQGHLSQIHALFTDKPLPAEMSETVAAAGTQVFVAE is encoded by the coding sequence ATGTTCGTTCGAACACCCTTACAATACCGCGTACCCACCGTCCTCCGAACGACTCGCACGCATCCCATGACCCGAGACCCCCGCATCAGCCTCAACGCGCGCCAGCAGGAACTGCTCGATTGGGTGCAGCGCGACGGTTTCGTGACCGTCGACGATCTCGCCGCGCATTTCGCCGTGACGCCGCAGACGATCCGCCGCGACGTCAACTGGCTCGCCGACCTGAACCTGCTGCGCCGCTACCACGGCGGCGCGAGCCTGCCGACCAGCTCGGAAAACGTGTCGTACACGGCGCGCCAGCGGATGTTCCACGACGAGAAGCGCCGCATCGCCGCGCTCGCCGCGTCGCACATCCCCGACCAGGCGTCGCTGTTCATCAATCTCGGCACCACGACCGAGGAGGTCGCGCGCGCGCTGAACCGCCACCACGGGCTGCGCGTGGTCACCAACAACCTGAACGTCGCGGCGATGATGAGCGGCTATCCGGAGTGCGAGGTGCTGATCACGGGCGGCATCGTGCGCCCGTGGGACAAGGGGATCGTCGGGGAGCTGGCGATCGACTTCATCCGCCAGTTCAAGGTCGACTACGCGATCATCGGCACCTCGGCGATCGAGACCGACGGCACGCTGCGCGACTTCGACACGCGCGAGGTGCGGGTGGCCGAGGCGATCATGGAGCATGCGCGCACCGTCTACCTCGTCACCGACCATTCGAAGTTCGGCCGCCCGGCGCTGGTGCGCCAGGGCCACCTGAGCCAGATCCATGCGCTGTTCACCGACAAGCCGCTGCCAGCGGAGATGAGCGAGACCGTCGCCGCGGCCGGCACCCAGGTGTTCGTGGCGGAATGA
- a CDS encoding MFS transporter, with translation MPIPLLALAISAFAIGTTEFIIMGLLPDVARDLSVTLPSAGLLVSGYALGVAVGAPLLAVLTSRMPRKAALQLLMAIFIVGNVLCAIASDYAMLMVARVVTSFAHGSFFGIGAVVASSLVPADKRASAIALMFTGLTLSNVLGVPFGTFIGQLLGWRASFWIVAGLGVAALAGVAALVPNRHDAGPVGLGREVRVLRDPQVWLALLMTVLGFGGVFVVFTYIAPILEDVSGFSPRAVSLILVLFGAGLTIGNTLGGKLADRALMPALMAILVALMAVMAVFAKTSHLPVASAITVFVWGIAAFATVPPLQARVVEKAAHAPHLASTLNIGAFNVGNAGGAWLGGLALTHGFALDALPWVAVLVTGAALAVTFGASRLDARGAAGAGAASATR, from the coding sequence ATGCCTATTCCCTTGCTGGCGCTCGCGATCAGCGCGTTCGCCATCGGCACCACCGAATTCATCATCATGGGCCTGCTGCCCGACGTCGCGCGCGACCTGTCGGTCACGCTGCCGTCCGCGGGCCTGCTCGTCAGCGGCTACGCGCTCGGCGTCGCGGTCGGCGCGCCGCTGCTCGCGGTGCTGACGAGCCGCATGCCGCGCAAGGCCGCGCTGCAGCTGCTGATGGCCATCTTCATCGTCGGCAACGTGCTGTGCGCGATCGCGTCGGACTACGCGATGCTGATGGTCGCGCGGGTCGTCACCTCGTTCGCGCACGGTTCGTTCTTCGGCATCGGCGCGGTGGTCGCATCGTCGCTGGTGCCGGCCGACAAGCGCGCGAGCGCGATCGCGCTGATGTTCACGGGCCTCACGCTGTCGAACGTGCTCGGCGTGCCGTTCGGCACCTTCATCGGCCAGCTGCTCGGCTGGCGCGCGTCGTTCTGGATCGTCGCGGGCCTCGGCGTGGCCGCGCTCGCGGGCGTCGCGGCGCTGGTGCCGAACCGGCACGACGCGGGGCCGGTCGGCCTCGGCCGCGAAGTGCGCGTGCTCAGGGATCCGCAGGTATGGCTCGCACTCCTGATGACCGTGCTCGGCTTCGGCGGCGTGTTCGTCGTGTTCACCTATATCGCGCCGATCCTCGAGGACGTGAGCGGCTTCTCGCCGCGCGCGGTGTCGCTGATCCTGGTGCTGTTCGGCGCGGGCCTGACGATCGGCAACACGCTCGGCGGCAAGCTCGCCGACCGCGCGCTGATGCCGGCCCTGATGGCGATCCTGGTCGCGCTGATGGCGGTGATGGCCGTGTTCGCGAAGACGAGCCACCTGCCGGTCGCGTCCGCGATCACGGTGTTCGTGTGGGGCATCGCGGCGTTCGCGACGGTGCCGCCGCTGCAGGCGCGCGTGGTCGAGAAGGCCGCGCATGCGCCGCATCTCGCCTCGACGCTCAACATCGGCGCGTTCAACGTCGGCAATGCGGGCGGCGCATGGCTGGGCGGCCTCGCGCTCACGCACGGCTTCGCGCTCGACGCGCTGCCGTGGGTCGCGGTGCTCGTCACCGGCGCGGCGCTCGCGGTCACGTTCGGCGCGTCGCGGCTCGACGCGCGCGGCGCGGCCGGCGCGGGCGCCGCGTCGGCGACGCGATAA